One Synechococcus sp. CC9605 genomic window carries:
- a CDS encoding DUF502 domain-containing protein: protein MVQSNPRPDLPLSARLRQDLKNDLIAGLLVVIPLATTIWLSTIVSRFVLAFLTSIPKQFNPFITLNPLLQDLINLALGLTVPLMGILLIGLMARNIVGRWLLEFGEGTLSRIPLAGSVYKTLKQLLETFFRDNSSRFRRVVLVEYPREGLFSVGFVTGEVGPSLKSDLKEPLLSVFIPTAPNPTTGWYTLVPAGSVRELEISVEEAFRTIISAGIVNPDDREAPVNRSFSSLMAQLRASASPSS, encoded by the coding sequence TTGGTCCAGTCCAATCCCAGACCTGATCTGCCGTTGTCCGCAAGGCTTCGGCAAGATCTGAAAAACGACCTGATTGCAGGGTTGCTGGTGGTTATCCCGCTGGCGACCACTATTTGGCTGTCAACGATCGTCAGTCGCTTTGTTCTGGCTTTTCTGACCTCGATACCGAAGCAGTTCAATCCGTTCATCACCCTGAATCCACTGCTTCAGGATCTGATCAATCTTGCTCTCGGTCTCACGGTGCCTCTGATGGGCATCCTTCTGATCGGCTTGATGGCCCGAAACATCGTGGGTCGCTGGCTGTTGGAGTTCGGTGAAGGCACTTTGAGCCGGATTCCCCTGGCTGGATCGGTCTACAAGACGCTGAAGCAGCTGCTCGAGACCTTCTTCCGCGACAACTCCTCCCGCTTCCGTCGTGTCGTTCTCGTTGAGTACCCCAGGGAGGGATTGTTCAGCGTTGGTTTTGTCACCGGGGAGGTGGGGCCTTCACTTAAATCTGATCTGAAGGAGCCCTTGTTAAGTGTGTTTATTCCCACCGCACCGAATCCCACCACCGGTTGGTACACCCTTGTTCCAGCTGGATCCGTCCGAGAGCTCGAGATCAGCGTTGAAGAAGCTTTCCGAACGATCATTTCGGCCGGCATTGTCAACCCCGATGATCGTGAAGCTCCTGTGAATCGGAGTTTCTCCAGCCTCATGGCCCAGTTACGGGCTTCTGCATCTCCTTCCAGCTGA
- the nusB gene encoding transcription antitermination factor NusB, whose protein sequence is MATRSLTRELALLVLGQVPEQRSASVADLALDSILDQALDTLTQHWRESLDASAAELDQAQQSLLDSELQQGEPGTHDTVRTHLRASLSSAEQVLNGLSASLELPRLLLLGDQEQIRRGAMERVQKVLTQREGIDKRLDQVMEGWRLTRLPRIDRDILRLAVVDLESLRTPAPVAFNEAVELANRYSDEQGRRMINGVLRRFHDAQSKASA, encoded by the coding sequence ATGGCCACACGATCCCTCACACGCGAGCTGGCCTTGCTGGTGCTTGGTCAGGTGCCGGAACAGAGGTCAGCCTCAGTCGCTGACCTGGCCCTTGATTCGATCCTGGACCAAGCCCTCGACACCCTCACTCAGCACTGGCGTGAGTCGCTTGATGCCAGTGCTGCAGAGCTCGATCAGGCGCAGCAGTCCCTGCTGGACAGCGAGCTGCAGCAGGGCGAACCAGGAACCCATGACACCGTCCGCACCCATCTTCGCGCCTCTTTGAGTTCTGCTGAACAGGTCTTGAATGGTTTGTCCGCCAGTCTTGAGTTGCCTCGGCTGTTGTTGCTTGGCGACCAGGAGCAGATCCGCCGCGGCGCCATGGAGCGGGTTCAGAAGGTGCTCACCCAGCGCGAGGGCATCGACAAACGGTTGGATCAGGTGATGGAGGGCTGGAGACTGACCCGGCTTCCGCGGATCGATCGGGACATCCTCCGATTGGCTGTCGTTGACCTGGAAAGCCTGCGCACTCCTGCTCCGGTGGCCTTCAACGAGGCGGTTGAGCTGGCCAACCGTTACAGCGATGAGCAGGGTCGCCGGATGATCAATGGTGTGTTGCGTCGTTTCCACGACGCTCAATCGAAAGCATCGGCCTGA
- the ftsY gene encoding signal recognition particle-docking protein FtsY produces the protein MVFNWFERQAEESLKPEPTPTPAPTPEPTDAGTEAPVSAAPEPTPAPAATEEEDEALVWAREAYARLKAQQHAAASVVEVAPESTPAPSPEPAPTPPPTPTPTSTPGPAPLPTPSLSPLPTPSPAPAPGLSLLEQAAAQRQQRQQDLDQRAVEAPPAPTPAPTPAPVVDSEEPQLGDFDQDFTWSAEVLAAQGRRVDQVSLEEIDWLGRLRRGLEKTRQGFVTSLLENLGDDPLTPEVLDDLETLLLRADAGVQATDQVLDALRQRMNEEVVDPAEGIRFLKEQLRGLLDAPIQASGVPLLAPERDRLNIWLMVGVNGVGKTTTLGKLANLAVRSGYSALIAAADTFRAAAVQQVEVWGERSDVPVVSNPSSNADPAAVVFDAIGAARSRKSDLLLVDTAGRLQTKHNLMEELQKVRKIIDRLAPEAKVESLLVLDASQGQNGLRQAMAFAQAAGLTGVVITKLDGTARGGVALAVSSEAGLPIRFIGAGEGIRDLRPFNSFEFVEALLAGR, from the coding sequence ATGGTGTTCAACTGGTTCGAACGACAGGCCGAGGAGTCTCTGAAGCCGGAGCCGACGCCCACCCCTGCGCCGACGCCAGAACCGACAGATGCTGGAACGGAAGCTCCCGTTTCAGCAGCGCCTGAGCCGACTCCAGCTCCCGCAGCCACTGAGGAAGAAGACGAAGCCCTGGTTTGGGCTCGTGAGGCCTATGCCCGCCTGAAGGCTCAACAACATGCTGCGGCTTCTGTCGTTGAAGTGGCTCCCGAGTCCACCCCTGCGCCAAGTCCAGAACCAGCGCCTACACCTCCACCAACCCCAACCCCAACCTCAACCCCAGGACCGGCACCGTTACCAACGCCGTCTCTATCACCTTTACCGACGCCGTCTCCAGCACCAGCCCCCGGACTGTCGCTGCTGGAGCAGGCTGCAGCACAGCGCCAGCAGCGACAGCAGGATCTGGATCAAAGGGCTGTTGAGGCTCCCCCTGCACCCACGCCGGCTCCGACCCCTGCGCCAGTTGTCGACTCAGAAGAGCCGCAGTTGGGCGACTTTGATCAGGATTTCACCTGGTCTGCTGAGGTGCTTGCAGCCCAGGGCCGTCGTGTCGATCAGGTTTCCCTCGAGGAAATCGACTGGTTGGGTCGGCTTCGCCGCGGCCTTGAAAAGACCCGTCAGGGCTTTGTTACCAGCCTTCTGGAGAATCTCGGTGATGACCCGCTGACGCCGGAGGTTCTCGATGATCTGGAAACTCTCCTGCTGAGAGCGGATGCTGGCGTTCAGGCCACCGATCAGGTGCTGGATGCCTTGCGTCAGCGGATGAATGAGGAGGTGGTCGACCCTGCGGAAGGGATTCGCTTTCTGAAGGAACAGCTGCGTGGCTTGTTGGATGCGCCGATCCAGGCCAGTGGTGTTCCATTACTGGCGCCGGAACGGGATCGCCTCAACATTTGGTTGATGGTGGGGGTTAATGGGGTTGGCAAGACCACCACCCTGGGAAAACTCGCCAACCTTGCTGTTCGCAGCGGTTATTCGGCTCTGATCGCGGCCGCAGACACCTTCCGGGCTGCAGCTGTGCAGCAGGTTGAGGTCTGGGGAGAGCGCAGTGATGTTCCGGTGGTGTCCAACCCCAGCAGCAATGCCGACCCCGCTGCCGTTGTTTTCGATGCGATTGGCGCCGCCCGCTCGCGTAAGTCTGATCTGCTGTTGGTGGACACTGCCGGACGCTTGCAGACCAAGCACAACCTGATGGAGGAGCTTCAAAAAGTCAGGAAGATCATCGACCGTTTGGCGCCGGAGGCGAAGGTCGAATCCTTGCTGGTTCTTGATGCAAGCCAGGGTCAGAACGGTCTTCGCCAGGCCATGGCCTTTGCCCAGGCGGCCGGCCTCACCGGCGTTGTGATCACCAAACTCGACGGCACGGCCCGTGGCGGAGTTGCTCTGGCGGTGTCGTCTGAGGCGGGATTGCCGATTCGTTTCATCGGTGCTGGGGAAGGAATCCGCGATCTGCGCCCCTTCAACAGTTTCGAATTCGTTGAGGCTCTGCTGGCTGGACGCTGA
- a CDS encoding PP2C family protein-serine/threonine phosphatase, with product MSSKPPGRHPSSAQRTGNPSPEAMASLRQLFDSLSSEQRRNQDLLVSLGFALRSFTNLQRFLELVPVVASRLVGVEGALLVPFQSDGRLWRDQLQGSPAELSQDLLQRLAAFEPGSAVGFGSDDQQLLALDRLVQRCLPKAALFATSVTARGRTRGRLYVYARNGALVWTEVHRRHVQLVADLAGVAIENDQMLQDARRHERVDRQLSIGAEIQAQLLPDRCPVIEGVDLAARCRPAFQVGGDYYDFIPTRPELIGRRRERGRWALVMGDVMGKGVPAGLLMTMLRGMLRAEVLSGLPPDRILHDLNQLAQEDLAQSHRFVTLFYSDLDPRTLRLRYANAAHNPPLLWRAERRVIMRLDAAGLLIGLQPEAEFALGEVRLEPGDVLLYYTDGVTEAPGITGDRFDEARLIRALETACRSGQGAQGILDSLFERLDRFVGPDRQLEDDASLVVLKVPEAVTLPIVQVRTIA from the coding sequence TTGAGCAGCAAGCCGCCCGGACGTCACCCCAGCTCTGCGCAGCGGACCGGGAACCCCTCGCCCGAGGCGATGGCTTCGTTGCGTCAGCTGTTTGACAGCCTCAGCAGTGAACAGCGCCGCAATCAGGATCTGTTGGTCTCCCTGGGGTTTGCTCTCCGCAGCTTCACCAACCTCCAGCGTTTTCTTGAGCTTGTGCCTGTCGTGGCCTCCCGTCTGGTTGGTGTTGAGGGGGCTTTGCTTGTTCCGTTTCAGTCGGATGGTCGCCTTTGGCGTGATCAGTTGCAGGGGAGTCCAGCTGAGCTGTCCCAGGATCTTCTGCAGCGCTTAGCCGCCTTTGAACCCGGATCTGCCGTTGGTTTCGGCAGCGACGATCAGCAGTTGTTGGCGCTCGACCGTCTGGTGCAACGCTGCTTGCCCAAAGCGGCTTTGTTCGCCACGTCTGTGACGGCCCGTGGTCGGACGCGGGGTCGCCTTTACGTTTATGCCCGCAACGGCGCGTTGGTCTGGACCGAGGTGCACCGTCGGCACGTTCAGTTGGTGGCGGATCTTGCTGGTGTTGCGATCGAAAACGATCAGATGCTGCAGGATGCCCGCCGGCATGAGCGGGTGGATCGACAACTCAGCATCGGCGCGGAGATTCAGGCCCAGTTGTTGCCGGACCGTTGCCCCGTGATCGAGGGCGTTGATCTGGCCGCGCGCTGCCGGCCCGCTTTTCAGGTGGGCGGTGATTACTACGACTTCATTCCCACCCGTCCGGAACTCATCGGCCGCCGCCGTGAGCGTGGTCGCTGGGCCCTGGTGATGGGCGATGTCATGGGCAAGGGCGTTCCAGCCGGTCTGCTGATGACGATGCTGCGCGGGATGCTGCGCGCTGAGGTTCTCAGCGGTCTGCCACCGGATCGGATTCTTCACGACCTCAACCAGCTGGCGCAGGAAGACCTTGCGCAGTCGCACCGGTTCGTGACGCTGTTTTATTCCGACCTGGATCCGCGCACGTTGCGGTTGCGTTATGCCAATGCGGCCCACAACCCGCCCCTGCTCTGGCGCGCCGAGCGACGGGTGATCATGCGGCTCGACGCCGCTGGGCTCCTGATCGGTCTCCAACCTGAAGCTGAGTTCGCCCTCGGTGAGGTTCGCCTCGAACCGGGAGACGTGTTGCTCTATTACACCGATGGTGTCACCGAAGCACCGGGGATCACGGGCGATCGTTTCGACGAGGCGCGGCTGATTCGTGCCCTTGAAACGGCCTGTCGCAGCGGTCAGGGGGCGCAGGGAATTCTGGACAGCCTGTTTGAACGCTTGGATCGTTTTGTTGGTCCGGATCGTCAGTTGGAGGATGACGCGTCGCTTGTGGTGCTGAAAGTTCCGGAGGCCGTCACGTTGCCGATTGTGCAGGTACGGACAATCGCCTGA
- the argH gene encoding argininosuccinate lyase, producing the protein MAGGVTGGAAGTWSDRFEQGLHPFIEAFNASIGFDLTLLQEDLDGSIAHARMLASVGVITEAEAEQLVEGLETVRAEAASGSFQPGLADEDVHFAVERRLIALLGPVGKKLHTGRSRNDQVGTDLRLWLRRRLDGLDQDLQRLQGALLTQADRHRRTMIPGYTHLQRAQPLCLAHHLLAYVEMLERDRERLQDARKRVNICPLGAAALAGTPVPIDRQRTAKELGFSAVYANSLDAVSDRDFCVEFSAAASLVMVHLSRLAEEVIAWASEEFGFVRLSDRCATGSSLMPQKKNPDVPELVRGKTGRVFGHLQGLLTMIKGLPLAYNKDFQEDKEALFDAFRTTRDCVEAMAILFEEGLDFRVERLNEAVEQDFSNATDVADYLVSRGVPFREAYQLVGAVVRRCLEQGCLLRDLDLSAWKELHPAFEADLHDALAPRAVVAARRSEGGTGFERVDEQLQRWLQRFNGTQPVG; encoded by the coding sequence ATGGCTGGTGGGGTGACCGGTGGTGCTGCAGGCACCTGGAGCGATCGTTTTGAGCAGGGTCTGCATCCCTTCATCGAGGCGTTCAACGCCTCCATCGGTTTTGACCTGACCCTTCTTCAGGAGGATCTCGATGGGTCGATCGCCCATGCCCGGATGCTCGCCAGCGTGGGGGTGATCACGGAGGCGGAGGCTGAGCAGCTGGTGGAGGGCCTGGAGACCGTTCGTGCTGAGGCTGCATCCGGCAGTTTCCAGCCCGGTTTGGCCGACGAGGATGTTCATTTCGCAGTGGAACGCCGGCTGATTGCCTTGCTGGGACCTGTGGGCAAGAAGTTGCACACCGGACGCAGCCGCAACGATCAGGTTGGGACTGACCTACGCCTCTGGCTGCGGCGACGGCTGGATGGCCTGGATCAGGATCTGCAGCGGTTGCAGGGGGCACTGCTGACCCAGGCGGATCGACATCGCCGCACCATGATTCCCGGGTACACCCACCTGCAGCGGGCCCAGCCGCTCTGTCTCGCCCATCACCTGCTCGCCTATGTCGAGATGCTGGAGCGCGACCGTGAGCGACTTCAGGATGCGCGGAAACGCGTGAACATCTGCCCGCTTGGAGCTGCTGCCCTGGCGGGCACGCCGGTCCCGATTGATCGCCAGCGCACCGCGAAGGAGCTTGGTTTTTCAGCGGTTTATGCCAACAGCCTCGATGCGGTCAGTGACCGTGACTTCTGCGTTGAGTTCTCCGCTGCCGCTTCCTTGGTGATGGTGCACCTCAGCCGTCTGGCAGAAGAGGTGATCGCCTGGGCATCCGAGGAATTCGGGTTCGTGCGGCTCAGCGACCGCTGTGCCACGGGCAGCAGTCTGATGCCCCAGAAGAAGAATCCTGATGTTCCTGAGCTGGTTCGGGGCAAGACCGGACGGGTCTTCGGACATCTCCAGGGATTGCTGACCATGATCAAGGGTCTTCCTCTGGCCTACAACAAGGATTTTCAGGAAGACAAGGAGGCGCTGTTTGATGCCTTCCGCACAACACGTGATTGTGTTGAGGCGATGGCGATTTTGTTTGAGGAAGGCCTTGATTTCAGAGTCGAGCGCCTCAATGAAGCAGTGGAGCAGGATTTCTCCAACGCAACGGATGTTGCCGACTATCTGGTGTCTCGCGGTGTTCCATTTCGCGAGGCTTATCAATTGGTCGGTGCTGTGGTCCGGCGCTGTCTGGAGCAGGGATGTCTATTGCGGGACCTTGATCTGAGTGCCTGGAAGGAACTCCACCCAGCCTTTGAGGCGGATCTGCATGACGCCCTGGCGCCCCGTGCTGTTGTAGCTGCCCGTCGTAGTGAAGGGGGGACAGGATTTGAGCGTGTTGATGAACAGCTTCAGCGCTGGTTACAGCGTTTCAACGGAACTCAGCCGGTGGGATGA
- a CDS encoding RNA recognition motif domain-containing protein, giving the protein MSIFVGNLPFRAEQEDVIELFAQFGEVTNCALPLERDTGRKRGFAFIEMADESTEEAAIEGLQGAELMGRPLRINKAEPRGSAPRRGGGGYGGGGGGGYGGGGGGYRGGGGGGYGGGGAGDRPSGARGWEDRSYGARDSAGEGNAYDEGRSRRRRGSSSGGGDEYSGYGGAEG; this is encoded by the coding sequence GTGAGCATTTTTGTCGGCAACCTTCCCTTCCGCGCTGAGCAGGAAGATGTAATCGAACTATTTGCCCAGTTCGGTGAAGTGACCAACTGCGCGCTTCCCCTCGAGCGGGACACAGGCCGCAAGCGTGGTTTTGCCTTCATTGAGATGGCCGATGAGTCCACCGAAGAGGCAGCGATTGAGGGACTGCAGGGTGCCGAACTGATGGGCCGTCCTCTGCGGATCAACAAAGCGGAGCCACGCGGCAGCGCCCCCCGTCGTGGTGGCGGCGGTTATGGCGGTGGCGGCGGTGGTGGCTACGGCGGTGGCGGTGGTGGTTATCGCGGTGGTGGTGGTGGCGGCTACGGCGGTGGCGGTGCTGGTGATCGTCCCTCCGGTGCACGGGGTTGGGAAGACCGCAGCTATGGAGCCCGCGATAGCGCTGGTGAGGGCAATGCCTACGACGAAGGTCGCAGCCGTCGTCGCCGTGGATCGTCCAGTGGTGGTGGCGATGAATATTCCGGTTACGGCGGAGCTGAGGGCTGA
- the dusA gene encoding tRNA dihydrouridine(20/20a) synthase DusA: MTASGSTAAYRFSVAPMLDCTDRHFRVLMRQISRRALLYSEMVVAQALHHSKRRNKLLDFDPVEHPIALQVGGDDPALLAEAARLAQDWGYDEINLNVGCPSQKVQAGNFGACLMAEPDLVARCVEAMVGAGGLPVTVKHRIGIDDLDSDVLLMNFVDRVALAGASRFAIHARKAWLEGLDPKQNRTIPPLQHERVVALKQRRPDLVIELNGGLECPEDCLQALEGCDGAMVGRAAYSHPLRWTSVDALIFGEESRQILASDIVDGLLPHAAAHLEQGGRLWDLCRHLVQLVEGVRGARHWRRELGEKAQRPGADLKVLVQAGQQLKDAGL; this comes from the coding sequence ATGACTGCCTCCGGATCCACCGCTGCCTACCGCTTCAGTGTGGCCCCGATGCTGGATTGCACCGACCGTCACTTCCGGGTGCTGATGCGGCAGATCAGCCGCAGGGCGCTGCTCTACAGCGAAATGGTGGTGGCCCAGGCGCTGCACCACAGCAAGCGACGCAACAAGCTGCTGGACTTTGATCCTGTGGAGCATCCCATTGCCCTGCAGGTGGGGGGAGACGACCCAGCCCTGCTGGCCGAGGCGGCACGACTGGCGCAGGACTGGGGCTACGACGAGATCAACCTCAACGTGGGTTGTCCCAGCCAGAAGGTGCAGGCCGGGAATTTCGGAGCCTGCCTCATGGCGGAACCGGATCTGGTCGCCCGCTGCGTGGAAGCCATGGTGGGCGCAGGGGGACTCCCCGTGACCGTGAAGCATCGGATCGGCATTGACGATCTCGACAGCGATGTGCTGCTGATGAACTTCGTCGATCGGGTGGCACTGGCTGGGGCCAGCCGCTTCGCTATTCATGCCCGTAAGGCCTGGCTGGAGGGCCTCGATCCCAAGCAGAACCGAACGATTCCTCCGCTGCAGCATGAGCGCGTGGTAGCTCTCAAACAACGTCGCCCTGATCTGGTGATTGAACTCAACGGGGGGCTGGAATGCCCTGAAGACTGCCTTCAGGCACTGGAAGGCTGCGATGGCGCCATGGTGGGCCGAGCGGCCTACAGCCATCCCCTGCGCTGGACCAGCGTCGATGCCTTGATCTTCGGGGAGGAATCACGCCAGATCCTGGCGTCAGACATTGTGGACGGGCTGCTTCCCCATGCGGCCGCTCACCTGGAGCAAGGGGGCCGACTCTGGGACCTTTGCCGCCACCTGGTGCAACTCGTTGAAGGCGTCCGTGGTGCACGGCACTGGCGCCGGGAGCTGGGGGAGAAAGCCCAGCGCCCAGGGGCCGACCTGAAAGTCTTGGTCCAAGCCGGGCAACAGCTGAAGGACGCAGGACTCTGA
- the msrB gene encoding peptide-methionine (R)-S-oxide reductase MsrB, whose protein sequence is MSLSAAVLSRRSMLLAAMAGVFGSLWRPQPVLAASKAGDPSWDLNADQWRERLSPQAYDVLRNEGTERPFTSPLNGEKRSGTYHCAGCDAALFSSEAKFDSGTGWPSFWQPLDGAIATKVDFKLILPRTEYHCSRCGGHQGHVFNDGPRPTGKRYCNNGVALRFQPA, encoded by the coding sequence ATGAGCTTGAGTGCCGCCGTTCTGTCCCGTCGATCGATGCTGTTGGCGGCAATGGCAGGGGTGTTTGGCAGTCTCTGGAGACCTCAGCCTGTGCTGGCGGCGTCCAAAGCGGGTGATCCCTCCTGGGATCTCAATGCCGACCAGTGGCGTGAGCGTTTGTCTCCCCAGGCCTATGACGTGTTGCGCAATGAGGGGACCGAACGCCCGTTCACCAGTCCGCTCAATGGCGAGAAGCGTTCCGGCACGTATCACTGCGCTGGTTGTGATGCAGCGTTGTTTTCGTCGGAGGCCAAATTCGACAGCGGCACCGGTTGGCCCAGCTTCTGGCAGCCCCTGGATGGAGCCATCGCCACGAAAGTAGATTTCAAATTGATCCTGCCGCGCACGGAATACCACTGCAGCCGTTGTGGTGGGCACCAGGGCCATGTGTTCAATGACGGACCGCGACCCACCGGCAAGCGCTACTGCAACAACGGTGTCGCCCTCCGCTTCCAGCCTGCTTGA
- a CDS encoding NAD(P)/FAD-dependent oxidoreductase, whose amino-acid sequence MSPSASSLLDLIVVGGGPAGYMAAITAAEQGVRKVLVLEGTPEPLQKVRISGGGRCNVTHACWDPRELATHYPRGSRPLRGLFSRFACGDAIAWFDEHGLTLVEEPDGRMFPQQNRSEAVIQCLQKAARASGVQLRTKAMVQQVRVHPEGGFVLEGRGLKPLHGGCLMLATGGHPSGRNLAEALGHQVVPPVPSLFSLALQAPALTACSGIAIDDVALDLKLGDQRFHQTGRVLITHRGLSGPATLRLSAFAARALHQNRYKGELKLDWSAGLGRSGLTERFQQWRQEQARRTLSTAKPCKHLPRRLWQAFLTMAGVEPERRWADLPIKAERRLVELLCAQRVPIQGRGPFGEEFVTAGGIALGDVNLATMESRRCPGLYLAGELLDVDGVTGGFNFQACWSGGWLAGHAIAAVITGSDQTR is encoded by the coding sequence GTGTCGCCCTCCGCTTCCAGCCTGCTTGATCTGATCGTTGTTGGCGGTGGTCCTGCCGGGTACATGGCGGCGATCACTGCAGCCGAGCAGGGGGTTCGGAAGGTGCTGGTGCTGGAAGGCACCCCTGAGCCCCTCCAGAAGGTGCGCATCAGTGGTGGCGGTCGCTGCAATGTGACCCATGCCTGCTGGGACCCCCGTGAACTGGCGACCCATTACCCACGTGGCAGTCGACCCCTGCGGGGGCTCTTCAGTCGCTTCGCCTGCGGTGATGCGATCGCCTGGTTTGACGAGCATGGGCTCACTCTGGTGGAGGAACCCGATGGACGGATGTTCCCGCAGCAGAACCGTTCTGAGGCCGTGATTCAGTGCCTGCAGAAGGCGGCAAGGGCATCGGGTGTCCAGCTGCGCACGAAGGCCATGGTCCAGCAGGTGCGCGTTCACCCAGAGGGGGGGTTTGTGCTCGAGGGCCGCGGCCTCAAGCCCTTGCATGGGGGCTGCTTGATGCTGGCCACGGGGGGGCATCCTAGTGGCCGAAACCTGGCGGAAGCCCTCGGCCACCAGGTGGTGCCGCCGGTGCCATCCCTGTTCAGCCTCGCCCTGCAGGCACCGGCCCTGACCGCCTGCAGTGGCATTGCCATCGACGATGTGGCCCTTGATCTCAAGCTGGGCGATCAGCGCTTCCACCAGACCGGGCGGGTGCTGATTACCCACCGTGGTCTGAGTGGACCCGCCACGTTGCGCCTGTCAGCCTTTGCCGCCAGGGCCCTGCATCAGAACCGTTACAAGGGTGAGCTCAAGTTGGATTGGAGTGCTGGGTTGGGGCGGTCGGGGCTGACCGAGCGGTTTCAGCAATGGCGACAGGAGCAGGCCCGGCGAACCCTTTCAACAGCGAAGCCCTGCAAGCATCTGCCGCGGCGGTTGTGGCAAGCCTTTTTGACCATGGCTGGGGTGGAGCCAGAGCGCCGTTGGGCGGATCTGCCGATCAAGGCGGAGCGTCGATTGGTGGAGCTGCTCTGTGCGCAGCGTGTGCCGATCCAGGGACGCGGACCCTTTGGGGAGGAGTTCGTCACCGCCGGCGGTATCGCCCTGGGGGACGTCAACCTGGCCACGATGGAGAGCCGCCGCTGTCCTGGTCTTTACCTGGCGGGTGAACTGCTGGATGTGGACGGGGTGACCGGAGGTTTCAACTTTCAGGCTTGCTGGAGTGGTGGTTGGTTGGCGGGCCATGCCATCGCTGCAGTGATTACTGGATCTGATCAAACACGGTGA
- a CDS encoding type II secretion system F family protein: MTAFIASYAGPTGQPRTVTIKAANLAEAKKLLRRRGIRAEELRPVSLGNTQDGKANGADAAGLRSIDLNRLFEKAPGVKEKAVFASKLAALVDAGVPILMSMEISSETAGNAIISDAILASRGMVQEGVLLSNALIRQKVLPDMALNMLAIGEETGEMDKMLSKVADFYEDEVGAMVKALTSMLEPAMIVVVGGIVGSILLAMYLPMFTVFDQIQ; the protein is encoded by the coding sequence ATGACCGCCTTCATTGCCTCCTACGCCGGTCCCACCGGACAACCGCGAACGGTGACGATCAAGGCAGCCAATCTGGCTGAAGCCAAAAAGCTGCTGCGGCGTCGGGGCATTCGTGCCGAAGAGCTGCGGCCCGTCAGCCTCGGAAACACCCAGGACGGCAAAGCTAATGGGGCCGACGCGGCAGGTCTCAGATCAATCGACCTCAACCGCTTGTTTGAGAAAGCGCCGGGCGTCAAGGAGAAGGCCGTGTTCGCCAGCAAGCTGGCGGCCCTGGTCGATGCCGGAGTGCCGATCCTGATGTCGATGGAGATCTCGAGCGAAACCGCCGGCAACGCGATCATTTCCGATGCGATCCTTGCCTCGCGGGGCATGGTGCAGGAGGGCGTGCTTCTGAGCAATGCGCTAATCCGCCAGAAGGTGCTGCCCGACATGGCTCTGAACATGCTGGCCATCGGCGAGGAAACTGGCGAGATGGACAAAATGCTCAGCAAGGTGGCGGACTTCTACGAAGACGAAGTCGGCGCCATGGTCAAGGCGCTCACCTCAATGCTCGAGCCCGCGATGATTGTGGTGGTGGGGGGAATCGTGGGATCCATCCTGCTGGCGATGTACCTTCCGATGTTCACCGTGTTTGATCAGATCCAGTAA